Proteins encoded by one window of uncultured Ilyobacter sp.:
- a CDS encoding transposase: MDIKINDIFTKSNTEKLFKEKHDFFKHFHKDHIEFIKKSIDNARLCCDLSYAKATFKCPLCGELDYRPVSCKSKFCSSCGKLYAEKWALKLSQDMIDKKHRHILFTFPDFLWKYFLSKRYGPTLLSNHINQLFKEWFKKHKIKYYGLVITIHSFGRDSSFHTHFHVIISLGGFKEDLTWKKLEYFEPKFFNPSWKFLVLQTIKSLYPNSKKAMKAISNAYSKEFYVALKGQPIKKDLKSIEYIGRYLMRTAIAEYRITYYDGKNVTFWYTDTETQKKVTLTLSTIEFMTRLVLHIHPKNFKAIRRFGFYARNINSFLKDTISLFKRKFLFKRKLPTWAERLFAQYGKVKLICPNYNIRMELFEFSHKKYGVYSYK; the protein is encoded by the coding sequence ATGGATATTAAAATTAATGATATTTTTACCAAATCTAATACTGAAAAACTTTTCAAAGAAAAACACGATTTCTTTAAACATTTTCACAAAGATCATATTGAATTCATTAAAAAATCTATTGATAACGCTAGACTTTGCTGTGATCTTTCTTATGCTAAAGCTACTTTTAAATGCCCTCTTTGTGGAGAACTTGATTATCGTCCTGTTTCATGTAAGTCTAAATTTTGTTCATCTTGTGGAAAACTCTATGCTGAAAAATGGGCTCTTAAACTTTCTCAAGATATGATCGATAAAAAACACCGACATATACTTTTTACTTTTCCTGATTTTCTATGGAAATATTTTTTATCTAAGCGCTATGGTCCAACTCTACTTTCTAACCATATCAATCAGCTTTTTAAAGAGTGGTTTAAAAAACATAAAATTAAATACTATGGTCTTGTTATTACTATCCACTCTTTTGGTAGAGACTCTTCTTTTCATACTCATTTTCACGTCATTATTTCTCTTGGTGGATTTAAAGAAGACCTTACCTGGAAAAAACTTGAATATTTTGAACCTAAATTTTTTAACCCTTCTTGGAAATTTCTGGTACTTCAGACCATCAAATCTCTTTATCCTAATTCTAAAAAAGCTATGAAAGCTATTTCTAACGCCTATTCTAAAGAGTTCTATGTTGCTTTAAAAGGTCAACCTATTAAAAAAGACCTAAAATCCATTGAATATATTGGTAGATATCTTATGCGTACTGCTATTGCAGAATACAGAATAACTTATTATGATGGTAAAAATGTAACATTTTGGTATACGGATACAGAGACGCAAAAGAAAGTTACTCTTACCCTTTCTACCATTGAGTTCATGACTAGGTTAGTTTTACATATTCATCCTAAAAACTTCAAAGCTATCCGTAGGTTTGGATTTTACGCTAGAAATATCAATAGTTTTCTTAAGGATACAATCTCTCTTTTCAAAAGGAAGTTTCTTTTTAAAAGGAAATTACCTACTTGGGCTGAACGTTTATTTGCTCAATATGGAAAGGTTAAACTTATTTGTCCAAACTATAATATTCGTATGGAATTATTCGAGTTTAGCCATAAGAAATATGGAGTTTATTCCTACAAGTAA